From Pelosinus fermentans DSM 17108, the proteins below share one genomic window:
- a CDS encoding transposase, with protein sequence MSRQARQRSESGIYHIIIRGINKQVIFEDDEDREKFIGYLQYYKKVASYIVYGYCLMDNHIHLLIKEGKEPIGHTMKRIGVSYVGWYNRKYDRVGHLFQDRFKSEVVETDEYLLTVLRYIHQNPIKAGKEKSVVDYKWSSYAEYIGQNKIIETGFILDIFAEEREKSISSFKKYMNEQADDNCIEMKEVKRITDEDTKKMIQKYANVKMPTELQNMERIKRDAIIRRMKEVDGVSTRQIARVTGMSQTVISKA encoded by the coding sequence ATGTCCAGACAAGCGCGACAAAGGAGCGAAAGTGGAATCTATCACATTATTATAAGGGGAATCAATAAACAAGTCATATTTGAGGATGATGAAGATCGAGAAAAGTTTATAGGATATTTACAATATTATAAAAAAGTTGCCAGCTATATTGTATATGGATATTGTTTAATGGATAATCATATCCACTTGCTGATCAAGGAAGGTAAAGAGCCAATCGGACACACTATGAAGAGAATCGGTGTAAGCTATGTAGGGTGGTACAATCGTAAATATGATCGAGTTGGTCACTTATTTCAAGATCGATTTAAAAGTGAAGTTGTGGAAACGGATGAATATTTACTGACAGTATTGCGATATATTCATCAAAATCCAATAAAAGCTGGAAAAGAGAAAAGTGTAGTTGATTATAAGTGGAGCAGTTATGCTGAATACATAGGTCAGAATAAAATCATTGAGACTGGTTTCATATTAGATATTTTCGCTGAAGAGCGTGAAAAATCTATCAGCAGTTTTAAAAAGTATATGAATGAACAAGCTGATGATAATTGTATTGAAATGAAGGAAGTAAAAAGAATAACAGATGAAGACACCAAGAAAATGATACAAAAGTATGCAAATGTTAAGATGCCTACCGAATTGCAAAACATGGAAAGAATAAAACGCGATGCGATAATAAGAAGAATGAAGGAAGTAGACGGTGTGTCAACGCGGCAAATAGCAAGAGTGACAGGTATGAGTCAAACTGTAATTTCCAAAGCGTAA
- a CDS encoding DUF2019 domain-containing protein, whose protein sequence is MRVLEKILEEFIGACLKQEDSIKRGDSKTGNKQYRIIQGIRRDLKENPNYGLEKLSPFLEHPSANVRLTTAFTLIPILPEQAKEVLQELAAGRGTIAFNAEMTLSEWEKGNLKFED, encoded by the coding sequence ATGAGAGTATTAGAGAAGATTCTGGAAGAGTTTATAGGGGCATGCTTGAAGCAAGAAGACTCTATAAAACGAGGAGACTCTAAAACAGGAAATAAACAATATCGAATAATTCAGGGGATTAGACGTGATTTGAAGGAGAATCCTAATTATGGGCTTGAAAAATTAAGCCCTTTTCTAGAACATCCAAGTGCAAATGTAAGATTGACTACAGCATTTACTTTAATTCCAATATTGCCAGAACAAGCGAAAGAGGTTTTGCAGGAACTGGCGGCTGGCAGAGGAACAATTGCATTTAATGCAGAAATGACTTTGTCCGAGTGGGAAAAGGGAAATCTAAAGTTTGAAGATTAA
- a CDS encoding hemagglutinin repeat-containing protein, with translation MASSSKAKSFAFYTTVTWRRKVVAWSMLFFYLTQPIVASAEVIADPKAPPNTTPIVQPAANGLPIVQIAAPTAGGVSHNLYQKFNVDPSGLILNNSRVVTQTQLAGYITGNPNLANGSARIILNEVTSSNPSYLRGYTEVAGQKAEVIIANPNGIYGDGFGFINTSRAVLTTGTPVFGGSGSLDAFRVTGGQISIQGAGMNASDVDQVDIISRSVDVNAGVWAKNLNVIAGSNQVDHNTLHTETIAGDVNIPQVAVDVGQLGGMYAQKIYLVGTEKGVGVNSKGTIAAQAGDITINSAGKVLLAGNTSAAGNIQVTAQEDVSNQNTLYAQGNTSITTQGALENSGTLAAGQHTTLHAQSITSTGTLGAGVKTDGTLGNAGDLTLNASGVMQAQGQNMAAGNLTINGAAIDLVNSKNYVGGNASITTTMGDIDHSNGTMQIAGDLNLNAQGVIRNDNGTINAEQLTLSGEAISNRSGILSQLGQEATSISAVNSIDNTSGTMNTNGDSLTIQADSLINSQGQIQHAGTGGLSVQAANNIKNDKGKIATNGQLYLAGNEINTSKGTIAAQKNINLISQSALINEEGIMISGDAIEIQAGGEVDNQQGVIEANKGINLTALALNNQSGKVTGLDTSGIQIAVADKIDNTSGIIGSNGNLQIKGNRLINESGNIISQGNLAIHAVQGIDYEAREDVQHDSSIISGGDLNVTSEGKVVLLGNTSVKGNISLDAKGAIENQGTLYSQKDTNLTTQGTLKNTGTLVTGKNTILSAQDIDSKGTISTGVQSDGSLGTSGDLTMNADETVTASGNNIIAGNLVINGAGINLSGSITYAGSSVTLTAVDGDIDNTASSLETDGALIATAKGTIRNDKGDNGVVANIGAQRLTLVANSISNKGGKLTQFGSADTMINASADIDNTNGEITTNGSSLYIDSNSLDNNLGKIGHAGTGILSIETKDSLKNDSGKLTSQNQILLKAKSIENLKGTIAAQKDIDITATSALNNHQGLITSLDDAVTITSQGSVTNQQGSIEANKGLFLTARSLQNESGKVINMDTSNINVAVTNEINNQNGILGGNGQVTIEAEKLNNIGGQVLANDNLSIALTNELDNTDGKIVAKKNLTLTQNSAELNNTRGNIGAGTDMMLQIAAINNSSGKIASEQDMNLNLQEINGNGEVIAGNDLTMNASGDLFNGSELKANRNLTVNAVGMITNQGTIGAVKNLTVSGSSIQNDSESTLSSGENLTATGSLVNHGTIEGDTVAIDGQTVRNTEAIIGHNLTITADHISNEGASALLATTGNMNLYAGTALENKDDASIYSMGDIVIAGSKDENGIGEYDNRTGTVLNQSANIEAEKDISINADEITNKKREFVTEQVVVYTNTTHETASIPNNGGYSKNHMEDSLLPAYYDYSDEAPIRVTYVSKDQVGTETVMETLVTKDSPVGKILSGRNMTLRASTVNNEMSWILAKGVLDTVAGTVNNTAVGSTRVTYYDGKIVYRKHFYRKESSGSSGMENEYPGTVGVDRYTNETIPTHTETTEQLPGFISLYGGSQGVTIQAKTINNQTIQPDGAPIGDMATTTLEANKNTDLAPSVNPGLAPQANIAVGNTTATPLTPGQSNEQLALNSGIGNPSLSLPSNALYTIHKEPGNKPLIETNSRFTSYTSFISSDYMLNSLGLKPEETQKRLGDGFYEQKLVREQIANLTGLSSLNANTSAEEEYKTLMTNGVAFAQQFNLQVGVALTSEQVRQLTSDMVWLVEKEVEGQKVLVPVVYLSQVNQTNLQPSGALIIGETVNITATDDFTNSGVVHGTTKSDITAENIINRGGVIDGGNTTKLTAAQDIINQSGTITGGQLNLTAKRDIINETLVSAVNAGPINTTMVNQTGTIAATDGLVVKADRDLLITGAQVSSGKGIELEAGRDVKVTSVEHQQGLQTMLDGLNVSSEKITNITSSIKAGDNLTITAQQDVTLQGAQIKAGKAVDISAGDTLEISSVENKESGSAVMAGSRYYQSENIAYDKITNIASHIDSGSDMTLKGNDINIRGAQISAAQNIDIDAKHDLTVTSTQDTSNIQAHGSSIFNRTLALETAGLSNTEMAFQDNNVNYYSPTIDYSKQATKNHTTDIKAGKNVDLSAQNDVVVKGIQVDAGNDANLTAGGNISVTAVKDEIESYYSKGNNRNYNRTRTDDETIVGSQLNANNDIIIKAGPSTADSNAMVNNDSSKGNILIEGSSVISKNGKVDITADNEIVIQEDTERHETLTESRKVKKSTFSKKVTEKRDHTIVNEVSGSTISGNSVSINSKNSDLTVQASSVVGTEDVSLSAKEDVNILSAAETGTSEHYSYTKKSGLFSGGGLGLTIGSQSTKTTTNEQILGQVGSTIGSIDGNISVKAGEKVNSEGTTFVSGKDLSITGKEVTIDNTIDTYDSKTKYEFKQTGLSVSLGGGIVNTATSAYNNIKRSGQVEDERLKALYDYKAFKDLDKINDQLDNGMSKENLKKGVSVSVSIGSSKMTSEETVHTETVNTSNVNAGGDVTIKATEGDVNLKGTNINGENITLDAAENVNIGAAENKQQTTTNTSSSSWSVGGAIGSGFFGNVSKGSGKENENATTNTASIIDANETLTIKSGKDTNIIGSQVSGDKVVADIDGNLNLVSKQDTDDYTSKNHSSGFGFTTGPKGGITGSVSKGKTDSTYASVTEQAGIHAGEGGFDIHVGKNTDLKGAVIEAPSDKNKLSTYTLTYSDIQNKAEYSASSVGVNLNTRKDAEKKDAGLTPNIGGTASGDADSTTKSAISPGTIEIRSNPNQDLSNLSRDTNNSLNVLGKIFDKKTVQEQQELANVFGQEVFKAVGDLKLKEGSSEKAAIDFFVGGLMAKLGGGDFLSGAASGGITQLVMKELANIKNPALLQWASAVVGAAAAKVVGGNVGTGISVAISETKNNFLSHEQYAEYQAQLKELKEKLEDGSITQEEYNATVNEVTNYWADKDKEQNKQWLADNHIEAVIIDFGSVQIALEKQQYQQMLIELSNSKNDEETAAIKEKWNKISDEQIDKWVKMGEDLGYNMDGSKTSLFPDLSTEVVNINNPYTAWLVKTETENSLFWAERSLQAQGIDPNDPSNAQLLAAEVEKQLGLNKEIQESIASSIGGGSFKTFKELKAFLGSPGAGNQWHHIVEQAQQNAKRAGFAAEEINSVENIIALQSGKGSYHSEISAFYSSKPDFTKGLTVRDWLANKSFQEQFEFGMNYLRKFGNVVNENGRWIFKSFE, from the coding sequence ATGGCATCGTCATCGAAAGCAAAATCTTTTGCATTTTACACGACAGTTACTTGGCGCAGAAAGGTAGTAGCCTGGAGTATGCTGTTTTTCTATTTGACTCAGCCGATCGTAGCTTCTGCAGAAGTCATTGCTGATCCGAAAGCACCGCCTAATACTACACCCATCGTGCAGCCGGCTGCCAATGGCTTACCTATTGTGCAAATTGCGGCACCGACTGCAGGAGGGGTATCCCATAATCTTTATCAAAAATTTAATGTCGATCCAAGCGGACTTATTTTAAATAATTCTCGTGTTGTTACCCAAACCCAGTTAGCGGGCTACATTACAGGCAATCCGAATCTCGCCAATGGATCAGCCCGTATTATCTTGAACGAAGTCACCAGCAGCAATCCCAGTTACCTGCGTGGATATACGGAAGTGGCAGGACAAAAAGCGGAAGTCATCATTGCCAATCCTAATGGCATCTACGGTGACGGATTTGGTTTTATCAATACCAGCCGTGCTGTACTCACGACAGGAACTCCTGTGTTTGGCGGCAGCGGCAGTCTGGATGCCTTTCGCGTTACAGGCGGACAGATTTCCATACAAGGTGCAGGCATGAATGCATCTGATGTAGATCAGGTGGATATTATCAGCCGTTCAGTGGATGTCAATGCGGGAGTCTGGGCAAAAAATCTCAATGTCATTGCCGGCAGCAACCAAGTTGATCACAATACTCTACATACAGAAACCATCGCAGGGGATGTGAATATACCCCAAGTTGCCGTTGATGTAGGCCAGCTAGGTGGAATGTATGCACAAAAGATTTACCTCGTAGGCACAGAAAAAGGAGTAGGGGTAAACAGCAAAGGAACCATAGCGGCCCAAGCAGGGGATATAACCATAAACAGTGCTGGAAAAGTCCTGCTGGCAGGTAATACCTCAGCTGCAGGCAACATTCAAGTAACAGCTCAAGAGGATGTGAGCAATCAGAACACCCTCTATGCTCAGGGAAATACCAGCATTACCACCCAAGGTGCTTTGGAAAACAGCGGAACCTTGGCCGCTGGACAACATACTACTTTACATGCACAAAGCATAACCTCGACAGGCACCTTAGGGGCAGGAGTTAAAACTGACGGTACGCTAGGTAACGCTGGTGATCTCACACTCAATGCAAGCGGAGTCATGCAGGCTCAAGGACAAAACATGGCAGCTGGTAATCTAACGATTAACGGAGCTGCCATTGATCTGGTAAATAGTAAGAACTATGTTGGCGGTAATGCCAGCATAACGACAACCATGGGAGATATCGACCATAGCAATGGAACCATGCAAATTGCCGGAGATTTAAACCTGAACGCTCAAGGCGTGATCCGCAACGACAATGGAACCATCAACGCAGAACAGCTGACCCTCAGTGGGGAGGCCATTAGCAATCGCAGCGGTATCTTGTCACAGCTAGGACAAGAGGCGACCTCCATTTCAGCTGTAAACAGTATAGATAACACGTCTGGTACAATGAATACAAATGGTGATTCTCTTACCATCCAAGCTGATTCTTTAATTAACAGTCAGGGACAAATTCAGCATGCTGGTACTGGTGGTTTGTCTGTACAAGCTGCAAACAATATCAAGAATGATAAGGGAAAGATTGCTACAAATGGGCAGCTATACCTTGCTGGCAATGAAATAAATACTTCAAAAGGTACCATTGCAGCGCAAAAGAATATCAATCTGATTTCTCAGTCTGCACTTATTAATGAAGAAGGCATCATGATTTCAGGTGATGCGATCGAAATTCAGGCAGGAGGAGAAGTCGACAATCAGCAAGGAGTTATTGAAGCGAATAAGGGGATCAACCTTACAGCTCTGGCACTGAATAATCAAAGCGGAAAAGTGACAGGCCTGGATACAAGCGGTATACAGATTGCTGTTGCTGACAAAATTGACAATACTTCAGGAATTATTGGCAGCAATGGCAATTTACAAATCAAAGGGAATCGTCTTATAAATGAAAGTGGAAATATTATTTCTCAAGGGAATCTCGCAATTCATGCTGTACAAGGGATTGATTATGAAGCAAGGGAAGACGTACAACATGACAGCAGTATTATCAGTGGCGGTGACTTGAATGTTACCAGTGAAGGCAAGGTCGTTTTATTGGGCAATACATCGGTAAAAGGAAATATTTCTTTGGATGCAAAAGGAGCCATAGAAAATCAAGGCACACTGTATTCTCAAAAAGATACCAATCTTACTACTCAAGGTACCCTTAAAAACACCGGGACCTTAGTAACAGGTAAGAATACCATTTTGTCAGCTCAAGATATAGATTCTAAAGGTACTATAAGTACAGGCGTACAAAGTGATGGAAGCCTTGGAACCTCTGGTGATTTAACTATGAATGCCGATGAAACCGTTACTGCTAGCGGCAACAATATAATAGCTGGCAATTTAGTCATTAACGGTGCTGGTATTAATCTATCTGGAAGTATAACCTATGCAGGGAGTAGCGTTACGTTAACTGCTGTAGATGGAGATATTGATAATACAGCCTCTTCCTTAGAAACGGATGGAGCATTAATTGCAACAGCAAAAGGCACGATTCGCAATGACAAAGGCGATAATGGTGTAGTAGCGAACATAGGAGCACAGCGGCTTACACTAGTGGCTAATTCCATCAGTAATAAAGGGGGGAAGTTAACCCAGTTTGGATCTGCTGATACGATGATTAATGCAAGTGCTGATATTGATAATACTAATGGTGAAATAACGACCAATGGTTCATCACTATACATCGATAGCAATTCACTTGATAATAATCTGGGGAAAATAGGACATGCAGGCACAGGAATCCTATCAATTGAAACGAAGGATTCTTTAAAGAATGATAGTGGAAAATTGACAAGCCAAAATCAAATACTACTAAAAGCAAAGAGTATTGAGAATCTTAAGGGTACAATTGCAGCGCAAAAAGATATAGACATCACAGCAACCTCCGCACTGAATAATCACCAAGGACTCATTACTAGCCTAGATGATGCTGTTACAATCACTTCTCAGGGTTCAGTTACCAACCAGCAAGGAAGCATTGAGGCAAATAAGGGACTATTTCTTACAGCCCGATCCCTGCAAAATGAAAGCGGAAAAGTGATTAATATGGATACGAGTAATATAAACGTTGCTGTTACTAATGAAATTAACAATCAAAATGGGATTCTAGGAGGTAATGGGCAAGTAACAATAGAAGCAGAGAAGCTTAACAATATAGGTGGGCAAGTATTGGCGAATGACAATTTATCGATTGCATTGACCAATGAACTAGATAATACAGATGGTAAAATTGTTGCTAAAAAAAATCTGACTCTCACTCAAAACTCTGCTGAGTTAAATAATACCCGTGGAAATATCGGCGCAGGCACCGATATGATGCTGCAAATCGCAGCTATCAACAATAGCAGTGGTAAAATTGCCTCAGAGCAGGATATGAACTTGAACCTACAAGAAATAAACGGTAATGGTGAAGTGATTGCTGGTAATGATTTAACGATGAACGCTAGTGGTGATCTGTTTAATGGAAGTGAGCTGAAAGCTAATCGGAACCTAACAGTAAACGCAGTTGGGATGATTACTAACCAAGGAACAATTGGGGCAGTGAAGAATCTAACTGTATCTGGAAGCAGTATTCAGAATGATTCAGAAAGCACATTGAGCAGCGGTGAGAACCTTACTGCTACAGGCAGCCTTGTAAACCACGGAACAATAGAAGGCGATACAGTGGCTATTGATGGGCAGACAGTTCGAAATACGGAAGCTATCATTGGTCATAATCTGACTATAACAGCAGATCATATCTCTAACGAAGGTGCGTCTGCTTTGCTGGCAACTACGGGAAATATGAATCTTTATGCAGGCACTGCATTAGAGAATAAAGATGATGCCAGTATTTACAGTATGGGTGACATTGTAATTGCAGGTAGTAAAGATGAAAATGGAATTGGTGAGTATGATAATCGCACGGGCACAGTTCTGAACCAATCGGCCAATATTGAAGCGGAAAAGGACATCAGTATTAATGCGGATGAAATTACAAATAAGAAACGAGAATTTGTTACCGAGCAAGTCGTAGTTTATACGAATACAACTCATGAAACAGCGTCCATTCCGAATAATGGCGGTTATAGTAAAAATCACATGGAGGATAGTCTTCTTCCTGCGTATTATGATTATAGTGATGAGGCCCCTATAAGGGTGACATATGTTAGTAAAGACCAGGTAGGTACAGAAACCGTAATGGAAACGTTGGTAACGAAAGATTCTCCAGTTGGAAAAATTCTATCGGGGCGCAATATGACGTTGCGAGCAAGTACCGTGAATAATGAGATGAGCTGGATCTTAGCCAAGGGGGTGTTAGATACTGTAGCTGGTACTGTTAATAATACTGCGGTAGGAAGTACTCGAGTAACTTACTATGATGGAAAAATAGTATATCGAAAGCACTTCTATAGGAAGGAGTCTTCGGGGTCAAGTGGAATGGAGAATGAATATCCAGGTACAGTTGGTGTGGACCGTTACACCAATGAGACAATTCCAACGCACACTGAAACGACCGAACAATTACCAGGTTTCATTTCTTTATATGGTGGTAGCCAAGGAGTAACGATCCAAGCAAAAACCATTAACAACCAGACTATCCAACCAGACGGTGCTCCTATCGGTGATATGGCGACTACGACCCTCGAAGCAAATAAGAATACTGATTTAGCCCCTAGTGTTAACCCAGGTCTAGCACCACAGGCAAATATCGCAGTTGGAAATACCACTGCAACACCTTTAACTCCAGGACAAAGCAATGAGCAACTTGCTTTGAATAGCGGCATCGGCAATCCTTCTCTTAGTCTGCCGTCCAATGCTCTTTATACCATACATAAAGAACCTGGAAACAAACCATTAATCGAAACCAATTCTCGCTTTACCAGTTATACTAGCTTTATTTCCAGTGATTATATGCTAAATAGTCTTGGGCTCAAGCCAGAGGAAACTCAAAAACGGCTGGGGGATGGCTTTTATGAACAAAAATTGGTTCGAGAACAAATTGCTAACCTTACGGGACTTAGCAGTTTAAATGCCAATACTTCGGCAGAAGAAGAATATAAGACCCTCATGACAAATGGGGTAGCTTTTGCACAACAGTTTAATCTTCAGGTTGGTGTTGCTCTGACTTCCGAACAGGTGAGACAATTAACTTCTGATATGGTATGGCTAGTAGAAAAAGAAGTAGAGGGACAAAAGGTATTAGTTCCCGTCGTTTATCTCTCTCAAGTTAACCAAACGAACTTGCAGCCTTCAGGTGCATTGATTATAGGAGAGACAGTCAATATTACTGCTACGGACGATTTTACCAATAGTGGTGTTGTTCATGGTACTACGAAAAGCGATATCACTGCTGAAAATATCATAAACCGTGGTGGAGTAATTGATGGTGGCAATACTACGAAACTCACCGCTGCTCAAGATATTATCAATCAAAGCGGTACAATTACCGGCGGTCAACTGAATCTTACTGCGAAACGGGACATTATCAATGAAACCCTTGTTTCTGCTGTAAATGCTGGACCGATAAACACTACCATGGTAAACCAGACCGGAACAATTGCCGCTACAGATGGTCTTGTTGTAAAAGCGGATCGAGATCTTTTGATTACTGGAGCACAAGTATCTTCAGGCAAAGGGATTGAGTTAGAGGCTGGAAGGGATGTAAAGGTCACAAGCGTAGAGCATCAACAGGGGCTACAGACAATGTTAGATGGTCTTAACGTTTCTTCTGAGAAGATAACCAATATCACAAGCTCCATAAAAGCAGGCGACAATCTGACGATTACTGCACAACAGGATGTTACCCTGCAAGGTGCTCAGATCAAGGCAGGAAAAGCTGTAGATATATCCGCAGGTGATACCTTAGAGATCAGCAGTGTAGAAAATAAAGAAAGTGGATCTGCTGTAATGGCAGGATCTAGGTATTACCAAAGTGAAAATATTGCTTATGATAAAATAACAAACATAGCAAGCCATATTGATTCTGGAAGTGATATGACACTTAAAGGCAACGATATTAATATACGTGGAGCACAGATTAGCGCTGCTCAAAATATTGATATTGATGCCAAACACGATCTTACTGTGACTTCCACACAGGATACTTCTAACATTCAAGCACATGGTTCTTCTATTTTCAATAGAACATTAGCATTAGAAACCGCAGGACTTTCAAATACTGAAATGGCTTTTCAGGATAACAATGTAAATTATTACTCACCGACGATAGACTATTCCAAACAGGCGACTAAGAATCATACGACTGACATAAAAGCAGGAAAAAATGTAGATCTATCAGCCCAGAATGATGTTGTAGTAAAAGGTATACAAGTAGATGCGGGAAATGATGCAAATCTAACTGCTGGTGGTAACATCAGTGTAACGGCAGTTAAGGACGAAATAGAGTCCTATTATTCCAAGGGGAATAACCGTAATTATAATCGGACTCGAACAGACGATGAAACCATTGTTGGGAGTCAATTGAATGCGAACAATGATATAATCATCAAGGCTGGACCTAGCACTGCAGATTCAAATGCAATGGTGAACAATGACAGCAGTAAAGGTAATATTCTTATTGAAGGCAGCAGTGTAATTAGTAAGAATGGTAAAGTAGATATTACTGCTGATAATGAGATTGTAATACAAGAAGATACAGAACGTCATGAAACGTTAACAGAATCACGTAAAGTAAAGAAAAGTACCTTTTCGAAAAAGGTCACCGAAAAGCGGGATCATACCATTGTGAATGAAGTTAGTGGCAGTACTATTTCTGGCAATAGCGTGTCAATTAACTCCAAGAATAGTGATTTAACAGTACAAGCAAGCAGCGTAGTAGGTACAGAGGATGTATCCTTATCGGCAAAAGAAGATGTAAATATTCTAAGTGCAGCAGAAACAGGCACTTCAGAACACTATTCCTATACAAAAAAATCCGGCCTCTTTAGTGGCGGCGGCCTTGGCCTCACTATTGGCAGTCAAAGTACGAAGACTACTACCAATGAACAAATCTTAGGTCAAGTTGGCAGTACCATCGGATCCATTGATGGTAATATTTCCGTTAAAGCAGGAGAAAAAGTAAATAGCGAAGGGACGACCTTTGTCAGCGGTAAAGACTTAAGTATCACTGGGAAAGAGGTTACCATTGACAACACAATTGATACCTATGATAGTAAAACCAAGTATGAATTTAAACAAACTGGTCTTAGTGTGTCATTGGGCGGAGGTATTGTTAATACTGCTACAAGTGCTTATAACAATATCAAGCGCTCAGGACAAGTAGAAGATGAACGACTAAAAGCTCTTTATGACTATAAGGCTTTCAAAGATCTAGATAAAATTAATGATCAACTTGATAATGGTATGTCAAAGGAAAACCTAAAAAAAGGTGTGTCTGTCAGTGTCAGTATTGGCAGCAGCAAAATGACTTCAGAGGAAACGGTACATACAGAAACCGTTAATACTTCTAATGTGAATGCCGGTGGAGATGTCACCATAAAAGCTACAGAAGGTGATGTGAACCTTAAAGGAACGAATATCAATGGAGAGAATATCACATTAGATGCAGCAGAAAATGTTAACATTGGTGCGGCAGAAAACAAACAGCAGACAACCACGAATACGAGTTCATCTTCTTGGTCTGTAGGCGGTGCTATAGGAAGCGGCTTCTTTGGCAATGTGAGCAAAGGAAGTGGCAAAGAAAATGAAAATGCTACCACCAATACGGCAAGCATCATTGATGCCAATGAAACCTTAACGATTAAATCAGGTAAAGATACCAATATCATTGGTTCACAAGTAAGTGGTGATAAAGTAGTAGCTGATATTGATGGGAATCTAAACCTCGTCAGCAAGCAGGATACAGACGACTATACCTCGAAGAATCACAGCAGTGGATTCGGCTTTACCACTGGCCCTAAAGGCGGTATAACAGGCTCAGTAAGCAAGGGCAAAACAGATTCCACCTATGCCAGCGTTACCGAACAAGCAGGTATCCATGCTGGTGAAGGCGGTTTCGATATCCACGTTGGTAAGAACACCGACCTGAAAGGTGCGGTCATTGAGGCGCCATCAGATAAGAATAAGCTCTCTACCTATACTCTTACTTATTCGGATATCCAAAATAAGGCAGAGTACAGCGCAAGCAGCGTTGGAGTCAATCTTAATACTAGAAAAGACGCTGAGAAAAAGGATGCTGGCTTAACGCCAAATATTGGTGGAACAGCATCAGGTGATGCCGATAGCACAACAAAATCAGCTATTTCTCCAGGTACGATTGAAATCCGTAGTAATCCTAATCAGGATTTATCTAACCTCAGTCGTGATACGAATAATTCTTTGAATGTGTTAGGTAAGATCTTTGACAAAAAGACTGTTCAAGAACAGCAAGAACTAGCTAACGTATTTGGTCAAGAAGTATTTAAAGCCGTTGGCGATCTTAAATTAAAAGAAGGTAGCTCTGAAAAAGCTGCAATCGACTTCTTCGTGGGTGGGTTAATGGCTAAACTAGGTGGCGGAGACTTCTTGTCAGGCGCTGCCAGTGGTGGTATAACACAACTTGTGATGAAGGAATTAGCCAATATAAAAAATCCAGCATTACTACAATGGGCTAGTGCGGTTGTAGGTGCAGCCGCTGCTAAAGTAGTAGGTGGTAATGTAGGAACGGGAATCAGTGTAGCAATTAGTGAGACGAAGAATAACTTCTTGAGTCATGAGCAATATGCGGAATATCAGGCACAATTGAAAGAACTAAAAGAAAAACTAGAAGATGGGAGCATCACTCAGGAAGAATATAACGCGACTGTAAATGAAGTAACGAATTATTGGGCAGACAAAGATAAAGAACAAAATAAACAGTGGCTAGCAGATAATCACATAGAAGCAGTAATAATAGACTTTGGTTCTGTGCAGATAGCGCTAGAAAAACAGCAGTATCAGCAAATGCTTATCGAGTTAAGCAATAGCAAAAATGATGAAGAGACTGCTGCCATAAAAGAAAAATGGAATAAGATATCTGACGAACAAATTGATAAATGGGTCAAAATGGGAGAAGATCTTGGATATAACATGGATGGTAGTAAGACTTCCTTATTTCCTGATTTATCAACGGAAGTAGTGAACATCAATAATCCATATACAGCATGGCTAGTAAAAACAGAAACTGAGAATTCATTATTTTGGGCAGAACGTTCTTTACAAGCACAAGGAATTGACCCCAATGATCCTAGCAATGCACAGTTATTAGCAGCTGAAGTAGAAAAACAATTGGGATTGAACAAAGAAATTCAAGAGAGTATTGCAAGTTCCATTGGTGGAGGAAGTTTTAAAACATTTAAGGAGTTGAAAGCTTTTCTTGGATCTCCTGGGGCAGGAAATCAATGGCACCACATAGTAGAACAAGCTCAGCAGAATGCAAAAAGAGCAGGTTTTGCGGCGGAAGAAATAAATTCTGTGGAAAACATCATTGCATTGCAATCTGGTAAAGGAAGTTATCATAGTGAAATTAGCGCATTTTATTCAAGTAAGCCTGATTTCACAAAAGGATTGACAGTAAGAGATTGGCTTGCAAATAAGAGTTTTCAAGAGCAATTTGAGTTTGGGATGAATTATTTAAGAAAATTTGGAAATGTAGTTAATGAAAATGGTAGGTGGATTTTTAAATCGTTTGAATAA